The genomic window TTGCTGAGGTCCGCTTGTCTCATCTTGTCACAGGTCAGGCAGCAGTTCTCGTGGCCGCTCACCGGCACCATGCACTCCAAGTCTAACTTGGCCACCTGCCCCTTTTTGGAATGGTGTCCGTGGAAGCTGTAGTGCAAACGGGACAGCATCTGCTGCCGCTGATCCTGCAGTCTCTTGTTCTCACTCCGGAGCATCCTCAAGGCCAGCATGATCAGCAACACCAGAATGAGGCCGCCGGCGATGGGCACGGCGATCACGGCCGCCCGGAACCACAGCTCTTTGGAGGAAGTCAGCTCCTGCACTTTGGTGATGAGGTTCCTGCCGCCGTCGTGCTGATAGCGGTTTCCTTGTCCTAGAGCAACAGAAACACGTGAGCGGACTGCGGTTACGCCCTCCCACCGGGACTTACGATCATCTATCCATCTGCAACGAGACACCCCGTGAGAAAGCAGCTTACGGTGAAATCAACACTATTTACAAACGACACGCTGCCCAGCGGTGCAAAGATGGGCTTCCGAGAACAGTCTGTGTAGGGACTGTGGTTCCTGAACAGGAAGGGTCTTCTGGGTCTTCCAAAAGTGGAAAAGCCAGGCAAAACCTATCATGCAGACAGACATCTCATGCTCAGGCAGACAGAAAAGCTACTCAACAGAGATGCATCTTCGCATCCACAGCCAGGCCTCTGCCCCTGGTGTCTCTAATTAcattaacaacaaaatcaataGCAGACATACAAGTCGTGGCCGCCGCGCACCAGAGGAGGCCGGCGTGCTGGTCCGAGGGGGCTTCTACCTACCTGAGGCCTCCCCCTTGGGAGGGGCGAGCACATCGTGCAGCCCTCGGTAATTGCACATGTCTTCGTGACAGCATTCCAATGTGGGCACGGCGGTGCCAGAGTGGTTTCGGGCCTGTTTGGCTTGGCAGAGGTCTGCTGTGCTTGCGAGAGAGTCCAGGCAGCCATGGGTGAGCGGGGAGTTTGTGTTCTGAGGATCGAGAAGCCTCGAGAAGCAGGCGTTCAGCTCGGATTTACACATATAGCCGGTTGCCACGCAGTGGGCAGCATCACAGTAGCATCTGATTTCACCTGAAGACAATGAGAAATTGCGTCACGCGCCTTCCTGAGCCCAGATAAAGCCTCTACCTGGGCAACTGCTCAAGTTCAAAGGCATGAACTTCTGGATATTCAGCTGAGCGCCCGCAGTGGCAGCCTGGAGCAGACTTGGGAGAGCCCTGCGTGCAAGGCAGTGCTTAAATTTCCACCCAGTTAAAGGTAATTTTAGAAACGTACTAATCCCAACTGCAGAGAATCAGAGTTCAATTGCAATTTCTAAGGAGTTAGTGGGTTAATTCAAAATCTTACTTCTGGATCTGAAGGAAAAGAATCATCACAAGAAATTCTCCTACTGTAAGGTGAATTAcactgtttattcattttaatccTACGTGACCATACAACATAAAAATGCCAGGCTTTTTGATTTTGTCAGTATAAATATTTGATCGGAACTACTGAATTGTTTACTACCTTAAAGGGCTGTGCCAAGATTTAAGAGCTTTAGCTAACACCTTATAAAGTTATTAACTAGAAACACAACAATCTAGAAATTGCTCCGGTCAGGAGgttttaaaactatgaaactgGGCAGCTATTTGCAACCTCTCTAGAAAAGGCAAACTTTGCCTATAAAGATCTTTTCATGCAGAGGAGCTTTTAGTCAGTATATTGTAAAACAGGAACTAGGCAGTTTACAATTAGTGGTTTGCTTGCCAAAGTCAATTTCTTTCAGCCCAAATGGAAAGTCATAAaactgggggcaggggcggggtggggggcgggtgagGAGGGGAGGCGGGTTTAAAAGCGAACTTCTCCTCCTCTTAACTCCCCAGTTTTACATGTAATTCAACATCGGATCTAAAAGGGGAAACACTGAAACTGAAAATCCTCTGCCAGTTGAATGAAAAATCCTTAAGGAAACCTCAAATTTTTCTCCAGGAAGTGATTAAAAGTTTCCTTTATAAAACTTACTTGGGGAGTTGCAAGTCACTGGTAACATTTTGCTGCAGTGCATGCTTCTGAGGCTTCTAGCACCCTCCTCTAGTTGAAATGATCTGGGTTTCAGAGCGATCACCAATAGCGCATCTGACCCTGTGGGCTCTGGTCACTGTCAGATGCCACAACTAATGCTACCGTAAAAAGAACTGAGGCACACACCTTTTCCCAGCTCCCCGATCAGAAGTTCTAGTAGTTACTGAAACCCCGGCTCTGAAATTAAACACCAGGGACTGTGGTTTTATAgaccctctcctttcttcttcctcctcctctctgcgaATGTGAACGCCTGAGTGAGGTGTCTCATTTAATTATCTGTCCAAATTCCAGGCCACTGTATGGTATGCTCGAGCTTTCATCAGATGCTAATGCTTtcgttctaaaaaaaaaaaaaaaaaaaaaaaaaaaaccagaaaaaaaacctTCCAGCTAATCACAGATCTCTGGCAATCTGAGTTTAACTGTCCAGAGCTGGAGGTCCTGCTCTAGCATCGGTTGGCGAGCTCCCTGGTCTGTCCCACTCTGGGCCGAAGTCCCTTCTCCAGGAAGACCTTCAAGTTGGAACCTTGCTTTTTAgaggttctctctcctctttccaagTTTACTTGATGCTTTGCACAAAGCTCACCAGTCTTATGTGGTGATGACTACGTATCTCTAGCCTGACTAATTCCACCAACAgatttaaagtagaaataaaccAGATTCAAAGTCCATTTTGATCCCATGCACCTCAAGCCCAGTGCAGAAAAAGAGCACTGAATGAAAAGAGTAAAATGTTTATGAGAGCctatttaaaatactgtattttcaaTGACCTAAAACAGTCTAATAAAATTTTGACAGGTAACTACGAAAGttctaacaacttttttttttaattggagccACATTTCAACAAGTTGAATGGACTTTTGTATTACTGTATTAAAACTATATTTCTGTCGTTTCATAAAGTTTCTTCCTGTGGCATGCAAAAGGCCCAGAAAGGGGACTGGTATTTGGAAACAGTGAACAATGCTCTTCTGTTCCCCCCCTTTCTTGTTACTGTATGTAGTGATTAAACAAAAATGTCTGCTTTAGTCAAGATGGCTACAGGAGAGACTGCTGGCTTCTTTTAAAGCTTTTGAAGTCCGCAGCAGTCAGAAATCTCTGATCCCCTAATTATATCATTATCAGGCACATAGTTTCGGTATCTGTGACTTCATGTCAGCCTCAGTCCCTCCCTGTTCTGCCGGCCTTTGATAGGGCCAGGAGGCTCCCCTCTGCAGGCTACCAGGGCTGTTATTTAGGGTTAATTACACCcttcctttcaaaataaataaataccgtAGCACAGCATCCTTCTGGGCTAGCTTATCCTTTAACCTCATGCCTGCTACATGGCAAttagagaaggggtgggggggggggagtgcaaAAGCTAAATAACGCttcccatttaaaaagaaaaattatctgttCGGAGAACAGTAAAGAGAGTtcatggcgggggaggggggggaatcCTTGAAATCTAGGAGTTTGGGTTATTTCAACCCAAAAGGCGAAAGACTGCAGGAAGCAAAAAGAAACcgacctttttctttctttcttttctttccccccggTAGTAGTGTAAGCCCTGAGGGGAGTGGGAAATGGGACCGCTGCCCTCCCAGCCCGCGAAGCCACCCATCAGACTCCTGCACACGGAGACTCGCACTTGGGGCACCTCCTCTCTCACACTCGCCGGCTCACAAAGACACGGAGAGACACACACGGAGGCACACGCGCGGACGGAGGCACACTTGGGGACGGGCGCTGACCGCCCGCACTCCGGCCCCGCGCGGCGGCCCGCAGGGTCGGGGGTTCGTCGCGGCCGCCCCCAGCCGCGGGGTGCGGAGGGCCGCTGCGTCCCCGCGCGCACCACGGCCCCGCTTCCCGGCTGCAGACGTTCAGGAAAGTTCGCCGCGGACAGACTTACAAAAACATTCTGACAACCACTTGCCCCGAGGTCTGACTCCACCTCCACGCGCCGGCCCCGGGACACCCGAGGGGGGGCGGCCGCGAAGCCACCGCCGCGACTTCTAAGAACAGGCAACTTGTCGCGACCTGCGGGCTCCAGCAGGAGGAAGCCTCGCCCGCCGCTAACAAAGCCTTGGCAGCCGCCTTCAAAGGCCCGCGGCAGCGGCCGCCCCGGGACCCCCGCGCGCCCCTCCGCGGAGAGCCCGCGCCTCGGCCGGCCGGCGGGCACCCACCTTTGGTGAGCAGCACGGCCATGGCGCAGAGTTCGAGCTGCAGCCAGATGAAGATGTAGCTGGAATGGCGATCCATTGACGCCCCCCACGGCCGCGGCGCCCCCGCCGGCTCCCGGAGCCGCGGCGCAACTGCAGCCTACGGCTCCCGGAACGCGCAGGGCATGGGGGCTCCCCGGGGCGGCGGGCGCCGTCAGCGACCGGGCGAGGAGCCGGGCCGCGGCCGGAGCATGGAGCGCGGCTGGAGGGGCGCCGAGCAGCCCAGAGGACTTTCGCGGCCCGACTCCGCGGCCACCGGAGGCCCCTTCGCTCGGCTCCGCGCCGCCGTCCCGGGTGGGCTATGGGCCTCGCTCCCCCTCGGCCGGCCACTGCGCGAAGAAGAAGCTCCCCGAGCGCGCGCGCAGACCGCCAGCCGCGAGCTCCAGCTTGCGCCCGCCTCTGCCGGCCCGGATCCGCGCCGTAAATAGCGCCCGGCGCCTGGAGCCGGCCAGACGCGGCCCCGCCCCGGCAGCGCCGGCGCCGCCCGATTGGCCGCCAGGCTCCAGTCGATCATCTCCGCAGCCAGGAGGCGGGCCCAGAGGGGGGCCGGGTGGGACCTGCCCCGCGGCTACTAGCGGCGCCGGCGTCTGGGGCTGCGGGCGGGGAGGATGTCGTCTCCCGCGCTCCCCCTCGCGGAGGCCTGCGCGTCCGTGACCTTCGCGAGGCTCGGGTCGATCCCGGCCGCGGGGTCTCTGGCACTCGCCTCCGGGACCTTCACAAACTCAGACTTGGGCCGGCGTCCCCCATCCCCTGGCTACTTTCTTGTTGCCCCCGAAACGCGCGAGGGACCGAGGGGTCGCTAGCGGAAGGCCTCCCGGGCCACGCTGCGCGCTCTAGGAACCCCAGGAACAAGTGGCGGTCCCCCGGCGTGCGCCATCTGCCACGGCGCCCCTGTCGAGCCCTGGGGGCTCGCGTGTGGCCGAGAAGGGGGTTTCGTCGGGGGAGCCCGGAAGGGGGGCGGCCGGGGGCCGGGGTCTGCTTTCAGCCTTttccccccctctccctctcggGCGCATCCGCCTTGAGCCACCCGCCCTCTGATCAATAAAGCCCAGACAGGCAGACTGTTGATCAGTGGGGGCCGCTAAGTTCTCCTGGGGAGACAGGGGACGAGGAGCCGGCTAGAGACACTTAACGAAAATTAGCAAATCCAAAAGCACCCGGCGCCAGCGAGACGACACAGGCCGAGACTGACACTCAATTAACCACCCCCCAAACAATCGCAGGCAAACACACCGGCTGACCCTGATCAATATCAGCCCCGCAGTGATCTCCTTTCTGAGATACTAATTCATTTATTAGGACTTGCAGGGCTGCCGGCCCCCAACTACCCAAAGGCAGCCCTGGAGGTTTTGCTATTGTTgtgttatgttttcttttgttttaactttttgaaggcTAAATTCAACTTAAAACTCTTATCTGCAGGAATGCTCTTGTATCCTTTCGTCCCATAACCTGAGATTAACAAAAATCCACTGTTTGAGAAATTTCCTTTTAGGATCAGCCAACATTTCCCTACCAGATAAAATGTCAAGGGGTGgcgggaagaggaagagaaaagcattTAATGCTAAGGTGACAGATGTGAAGTCAAATCCCTTTAGACCATGGTACAGCAATGAGCTCTgaggctaagaaaaaaaaaatatccatgtCTGGAGGACCAAAAATCGAGGTGAACCCAGTAAATTAAAGTTGAAAGTCCACAGAGGACACAAAATACAGTTAATGAAATTgcccttaaaaaatgtttatatgcagaaagaagaaaataatttcatgaatTGATGCTCTGCCCATTCCTTCACTAGATCAAAATCGCATCTACAAGGATGGGAGAGAACACTGAGTGGACCTTTTAAGAGGAAGTTAAACTGGTTATGGCACCAGGTAAACAGCAAGTATCTCTCAAGTGGTGGGCTGACCCTTGGTCCTGAGGAGGACTTTGATTAGAACTTCCTGACATGGGATTCTTTGACAAATTAACAGTTCTAAGGGACTCATGCAGACAATGCGTGAGCCCCTTAGAATGTCATGTAATGACACACTCTTTTTTAACtctagagagtcaattattagcTAAAAGGAAACTTCTAGAGCATATTCATTCAACTATCTCAAAGCGCCCACTATAGGCCAGACTCTGGGGTTGTAAAGCTGTCAGAAGCTAAACAGTAAATCACAAACAATGCAGTGGGACGATGATAGAGATTTAGGTGCATAATGTTAGAAGAGATAACCGGCCCAGGAAGGTACAGAAGTCTGGATGGTCAGCCGGAAGCAGTGACATCCGGCATGACtcctaaagaaaaaagagaatcgCGAGGAGACCATTACAAGCATAGAGGACCACAGGAACTTAGGTGTGACATTTATTGATTGTGTTGGGGGATGTGGGTGGTCAGtaggggatggggagatgggaCTGCAAGCGGTTCTTTGTTGCTGGAGCATAAAGTGTGAagcaaggggcaggcagaggtgcATCAGGAAATAATGATACTTACTGGTAATGCAGATAAATACTTGTTTAACAGAAGGCAGTGTGGGGGGTGGGTTGATGAAAGTTGTATTGCAGAAAACACTTTTGGAGTGCCTTCCCAGCCCACTTCAGAGGAACATCTGCTTTCTCTGGAGGGCGCACCAGAGCCAGACTGGGGGCCTCCCCGCCTCTGGCCATAGGTAGTCACATGACCCTAGCTGGGCCAATGAAGTACTCTCTTCTGGGTGGTTGGCCAGAGATGCTGTCCGTTCCTAGAACTCAATTCACAGGTGACGTTCAAATTCAGAGTCCACCTgtctgcaaagaaagagaaaaacgaCAAACGTGTAAGTCCAAATGGAGTCCCAGTCACTTGGTGTCACTTCGGTTCCTTATTAAAGTTAACTGAGGCGCCTTAATAAGTTCCCCTTTttacttaagattcttttttttttaatgatatcatttatttatttgacacagagagagagagatcacaagtagacagagaggcaggcagagagagaggaggaagcaggctccctgctgagcagagagcccgatgtggggctcaatcccaggaccctgaaaccatgaccccagccgaaggcagaggctttaacccactgagtcacccaggcaccctttactTAAGATTCCTGTACTTTCACCCAAAGGATTCAAACTATGATACTTgtattttattgaattaatttttatttttatcattctagGGTGAATACATTTTTGTTCCAAACACGATTCAGAATAAGAGTTTATGATCCATCCCTCAGACAATGATTTCAActcttttgtttattattattagtttaatGGGCAGACTTTTTAAATGGCCAGAAATTAGTTTGAAGAGAAACAAGTCTGTACTTTGTCTAATGGTTTTGGAGCAGACATGGGCTTTTCAACAAAGTGTATGAGAGTGTTTGAATCAATGTGGAAAGTCAAAATTGGTTTATGGATAATATGTCAATTATGAGGCCATTTTAATAGTTGAGAGAATAGGTAacaattttaattcaatttaagaCTCAAGGAAATTGCTTCTTTACGGAATTTTACTTGCGTTTTGTACCTAATTCAGTTATTACTTTCCGACACATAGGTTGGTAAGTAGAAGAGAAAATAGTAAAAGCTAGTATCTTTTAGATATATAAATTAAGAAAGGGAATCAATGACCAGATTTCTTTTTACTCTTATGAAAGGAATTCTGAATACAGAAGCTGAAACCAGCTACCCATACCTAAGAACAGAATGCTGATTCTGAGCCTGACTGAAATAATTAAACATCATAATAGTTTAATATTATTACTTTCAAAGAGTGTTGTAGATATGTTTTGTCCTCGGACATATATGGATACATAtcatatatagtgtatataatgtatataatcacAACACACCACTGTGACATAATTTTATGGTTGCTGTACACCACAGAATaactaaatgttattttattttttataaataataaaaagggtGGTGGTTTATGTCCAACCCATTTTGTTAACATAGATGTAAATACCAATCTCCACTTACTCAAATAATGCTGTTGTTTCCCTAAGTTACATGTGATCCCCATTTTCAGCAATGCCTCTCTCTTCAcaatgcagaagaaaaataactcGGGACATTTTGTTCGAAGAGAAATACTTGTGTTCAGGTACCTGGCTAGCAAGCAAAAAACTCTTAGAGTCTAGGGATAGAATCTAACATTTCTGCCTGTTATACAAATCGTCTACCAACTAACAATCCACAGAGGTTAGATAACACTCTGAATTCATAgtagcagctttttaaaaaagaagtcatttgtTCTCAGTGGAAGTTAGGAGTTCAGAACTGAAATTTGCTTTCAATGGAATAAAGTCAAAGGTGAGAGATTAGCCCAGCCTAAAGGAATGGCTATCTAGTGaagtggggttttgttttgttttgttttgcaggggtgggagagtttttttcttctttccaaaatgAACTGACTGCAGAGTCCGGGAGGTAGTGAGTGTGATAGGACCTAGAAAAAGCTCTGAAGGTCACATTCCAAAATGCCCATCCTCCCACAAGCTAGCAAAGATGCTGTGGGGTCTTACAAATAACCCTGCAGGATTTGTTGGCTTGaagttttcttaagattttttaaaacaacttggggcacctgggtggctcagatggttaagcacccaactctcgatttcagctcagattgggatctcagggttgtgggatcaagccccaggatgggctccgggctcagtgggaagtctgcttgacattttctccctcctctccctctgcccctcccccctctcaaataaataaataaatctttttaaaaaaaatgaatttttaaggcAACTAAGTTTAGAATACACGAAGAAATGTCCCTGTTTAAAGAACATTACTTTATGAACTTAACAATGAGTATTATTCATAACCCAAGAGCATCAAATACATTAtgtatgatcttttttttaaagattttatttattattttttcgacagacagagatcacaagtaggcagagaggcaggcagagagaaaggaagcgaagcaggctcgctgcagagcagagaacctgatgtggggctcaatcccaggactccaggatcatgacctgagctgaaggcagaggctttaacccactgagccacccaggctcccctattctGTGTGATCCTTGACCATAAGCCATAGCCTTTATCCTACCTGGTTATGTTAATATTAAACCAGTAGAACTTTTAGAAATTTTTCAATAACCTGCAAGTTTTGCCTACCTGATGTCAAATAACCAGTTtgattccttttgttctttttttttttttaagattttatttatttatttgacagacagagatcataagtaaacagagaggcaggcagagagagaggaagaagcaggctccctgctgagcagagagcccgatgtggggcttgatcccaggaccctgggatcatgatctgaaccaaaggcagaggctttaacccactgagccacccaggtgtccagattccttttgttcttttaactAAAATGGTAAATCAATCCTTTAAAGCAGAGGAATGACTTTAAGTAAATCCCTACTTAAAGGAACATCCTTGACCCACAATGCTGTTCAGAAATGCAAGGAAGAGTATTTTTGAGTTCTATCTCCTTAGCTGACAATATTTTGCTTGTGTtcttttggatttaaaaaaaaaaaaaaatgttcacattcaAACGACTGAAATTCAGGAGCTTTGATATTTTCATTAGACAGCCAAACATTCAGACTCTAGCTTGAAATTGACTGAAACCACGCATCCTTTTCCACTACCCCAAATCTGCCCAAGTTTTCTGCTTCTACCCACAGTGACCCCACAGTGACTTCTTATCCTAAAGCCATTCTGGTCTAATAGTGGATCTTCCAAACTGAAATCTGACAGAACAGAAGGAAGTCTGTCGCGGTGGAACTTGGAAATTACTTATATTTACCATCACGTTTTTGTCAATGTCACTGTGTTTATTTCATAATAATCTCTGAGGCAATAATTAGctatatattatttatcattCACAAAGTATTAAGATACACATTAAATCTGatgcatgggggcgcctgggtggctcagcgggttaagcggctgccttcggctcaggtcatgaactaagagtcctgggatggagctccgcatccggctctctgctcagcagggagcctgcttcctcctctctctctgactgcctctctgcctgcttgtgatctctcaataaatctctctcaaataaataaataaataaataaataaataaatataatcttttaaatctGATGCATGGGTTGAACCCATGGAATGAAATACCAGCCAAATGAGCATATCTTCTAATATTGAATGCATTGCAGTGAAATGTATTCTGTGCGGAGAGGTTTTGGAGAGAGCTACAGGGTTGCACAGAATGAGACTACCAGTGAACAGAATTCTTGTTCTTCTCCTTGATATTAAGGGAAGAACTTAAATAGGGTTTTCCCCTGTTTTCAATAATGTTCCTTTGTTCCATTTGGCCACCTAACAAACATGCTCCTATTCTACTgtgaatttgtttaaaaacataaCTCTCCACTGTCCCATTTGTGGTTTAATGTCATTTACCTATATTTTTAGCCTAGCGTCTTGAAGACGTCATTTCAAATATGcacatttggggggcacctgggtggctcagtgtgttaaaccactgccttcggctcaggtcatgatctcagggtcctgggatcgaatcccacatcgggctctctgctcagcagggagcctgcttcccttcctctctctctgcgtttctctctgcctacttgtgatctctctctgtcaaataaataaaatctttaaaataaaataaaatatgcacatttggggcacctggctggctcaatgggtGCAGCATGCCactctccatctcagggttggagttcaagccccatgctggaagcagagattacttaaaaaaaaaaaaaaatctttaaaaataaataaataaataaaatatacacattcatGGTACACTGTTCAGTTAGacttgtttaattaaaaaaaaaaaaaaagagacccacTCAAGATTAGTTAATTTGGGAGGGGTTTCTTGTACAGATACAATAGGCTTACTGTAAGGATACAGCTATATCGAGAATTAATGAGCATCCCTTATCTTGTTGGGAAGCCAGCCTCCTTGAAACAGGAAATGAGAAGATTGgggtctcctttcttttttttttttttaagattttatttatttatttgacagagagagatcacaagtagacggagaggcaggcagagagagagagagagagggaagcaggctccctgctgagcagagagcccaatgtgggactcgatcccaggaccctgagatcatgacctgagccaaaggcagcggcacaacccactgagccacccaagcgccccgggGTCTCCTTTCTTTAAGGTTGTCTCTTCTCACCTTTCTCCCCAAAAGCTGGCATCCTGTCCTTAGCTCCGGTTTTTGCTCTGACAGAACTTCTGCTTGCTTTTATCCAGACATAAGCCCCCTTTACGTAGAGACAATGCTCACGAGATAAATGGTTTTTGCCTTCCATCCCTATGGCAAATGGCATCGGCCCTCTGGCTTCCTGATTTCAGTATAGCAGTCTCTATGTAATACATGGACAAAATTCATCAACTTTGAACCAAAAAGCCAAAACAATCACTAGCTCTCTTGGAGCCCTTCCACTCCCActgcccccacaccccaccccttaGCTATTCCCCCATAAAATCATAGGAATATaaaaagtgttctttttcttaaagattttatttatttatttgacagacagagctcacaagtaggcagagaggtggggggttgggggagaagcagccttcctgaagcagagagcccgatatagggcttgattccaggaccctgagaccatgaccggagctgaaagcagaggcttaacccactgagccatccaggcacccctgaaaagaGTTTTCtaaagaagcagagaagcagcatTGTTTATATGGTTACTatgcttcccttttccttctggcTATTCAGAAACATTATAAATAAAGACCAGAAAATACTTCCATTAcgctttctcttccctttgatGCCTTTCACAGTGTCATCCagcataaattttcttttttaaggaattaaCGTCAACAAGGGAATTCTGAATGAACACACTCATTCAGGAGCACGAGATGAGAACTGAATTTGTATCCATGCTCCACCACTCGTGTGTTGTCCCCAACAAACCCGATGTCCCCTCGgtgcccctccttcctcttccataaAATGAGGACGAGCGTGTTGGGCGCCCCCACTGTCCCAGAGATCACCAAGGGAGTAACATAAGATCAGCATGTTAACGGTGGACCCCTACAGAAATGTTATATGATTTTTCTTAGAAACATTGAGCTTATGCAAATCTGTTTTTGAATCATCTGAACAGATTTATGGTAGCTTCAGGAGTCTTCAGCTGGGTTCAGGACTTTCTTCTCCCCAGAGCTGATCGTTTGAAGTGGAAATAATGCCACTGCCGACCCAGTCTTGGCAGGATGACGATATCTCTCTAAACACAGCGTCGATCTTGCCCACACCGGTTAGCTCTCAGGACGGCTGAGTAGTCCAAGAATCAGCAGAGACAAATTGGTCGGCTAACTTACCATTATGCAAGAAATGGAGCTGCTCACTAAAGGAAGAGCCAGAATCCATGCCCCTAGTCTTCTGGGAAACCCACGAAGTAGCTCCTACCCTGTAAAAGACTCCTTTAAAAGACTACCCATCTTTAGttcaatagcatttttcaaagaagtgcGATGTTGCTTACTCACTGTCAGAGAGAAGCATTTCCAACAAAATCCTGATTGAACATCGACGTATTTGCCATGGACTGTACTTATGAACCTTACTCTTTTTTATGGGTCATCAGTAAGATGACTGAAGCGGCTCCTTGCCCTCACAACGCTTACCGTCCTGCCGTCATTCGTTTAGATGACCGCCTCATTTCAACACAGTTTGTAGAAAGGGCAGAATTTAAAAGAAGGTTTGCAGAAAGGGCAgccaggtgggaggtgggggggtgggtattGGAGGGGGGTGACATTCCTTTTTTCCTAATCCTTCAAGTCATCCTGTGAAGACCCGCACAGTTTTTCTGGAAACAGGTGAGTTCCGGCCCTGGAATGGGAGCGGAGAAGCACTTGGACGTACTAGTTCAAGGATAAGGTGAGCGCAGAGGCAAGACCCTTTAAGTTCCCGTTGAaaacagaggaacagagacagcCCCACGTCAGACCAATCAGTGGGATATTAATGTGGGTTCTGGGGTGCAATTGCGCCCCCGCCCT from Mustela lutreola isolate mMusLut2 chromosome 8, mMusLut2.pri, whole genome shotgun sequence includes these protein-coding regions:
- the BAMBI gene encoding BMP and activin membrane-bound inhibitor homolog isoform X2 translates to MCKSELNACFSRLLDPQNTNSPLTHGCLDSLASTADLCQAKQARNHSGTAVPTLECCHEDMCNYRGLHDVLAPPKGEASGQGNRYQHDGGRNLITKVQELTSSKELWFRAAVIAVPIAGGLILVLLIMLALRMLRSENKRLQDQRQQMLSRLHYSFHGHHSKKGQVAKLDLECMVPVSGHENCCLTCDKMRQADLSNDKILSLVHWGMYSGHGKLEFV
- the BAMBI gene encoding BMP and activin membrane-bound inhibitor homolog isoform X1, which translates into the protein MDRHSSYIFIWLQLELCAMAVLLTKGEIRCYCDAAHCVATGYMCKSELNACFSRLLDPQNTNSPLTHGCLDSLASTADLCQAKQARNHSGTAVPTLECCHEDMCNYRGLHDVLAPPKGEASGQGNRYQHDGGRNLITKVQELTSSKELWFRAAVIAVPIAGGLILVLLIMLALRMLRSENKRLQDQRQQMLSRLHYSFHGHHSKKGQVAKLDLECMVPVSGHENCCLTCDKMRQADLSNDKILSLVHWGMYSGHGKLEFV